Below is a genomic region from Anoplopoma fimbria isolate UVic2021 breed Golden Eagle Sablefish chromosome 20, Afim_UVic_2022, whole genome shotgun sequence.
GCCGTCCTGAAGCCCAGCGGGAAGGTCCTGCAGGTCTCCATCGGACCGGGTCTGCCTAAAAACTCTAGTAGGTTCTGACACAACTCACCACGAGTTCTTCCAGAACTTCCTGTGTGCCCCCCCCCTCACTTCCTATCTGTTTGATCTGTAGGACCGACCAGGAAGGACCAACGGAAGAGTCGCTACATGGGGAGCCAGACTCCGTCCACAAACCACTACGACTCAGGTACAAGAACACAAACCCGTCAGGAGGTCCGGTCGCTGCCGACTGAGCAACCGTTGGTTTataatctctcttttttcccctcagttcCTCGCCCCAGAGGGCGCGGCGCTCCCAGAGGAGGCGGAGCTCCCAGAGGGGGCGGAGCTCCCATAGGAGGCTCCGCCTACTCCAGAGGCTCCCTGCTGAGGCAGCAGTCCAGTATGGATCAGCCCAGTCTGCCCCGCCTCCAGACCCAGCATCGACACGACAACCAGCCCAAGAAACACCAAGACATGGGCTTCATGAGTGTCCCCGACCAGGGCGCCGCAGGGTGAGACCGCCGGCAGCAACACAGTTAAACCAATTAGAGTCACCAGTATAAACATCCTAACCAGTATAAACATCCTAACCAGTATAAACATCTTAACCAGTACAAACATCCTAACCAGTACAAACATCTTAACCAGTATAAACATCCTAACCAGTATAAACATCCTAACCAGTACAAACATCCTAACCAGTACAAACATCATAACCAGCATAGACCAGGGTCACCGGTACAACCACTAGCAGAAGCCAGTATTTCTACGTTCCTAAGGAAACCTCACAGGACTAACTAAGGTCTAAACTGACCTGCAGTCTGTGCCTTGCTCCTGGTTCTCCGGTTCTCTTGTTCTCTGGTTCTTTTGTgatctggttctctggttcagCTTCATCCCTGTGTTTCCTCTAGTCTGCAGCGGCGCCGGTCGAAGGAGGTGAAGCCTCTTCCTGGATCGGGTCGACCCAAACCGGCTCCCAAACCGAAGCCTCGGTCTCCGCAGTGCAGAGCTCTGTACGCCTACGACGCCCAGGACACCGACGAGCTCAGCTTCAACGCTGATGATGTCATGGAGATACTCACTGAAGGTAGCTAGTACTGCTGTTAGTATTACTGTCACTGCTACTAGTACCACTAATGTTACtgctactgttactactactactgctagtaGTAATACTGCTACTTCTACTATTTCTcatgctacttttactttaagtactaCTTTTACTTCTAGTACTTGCTTTACTTCTTCTACTTCTAGCCCTACTGTTATTACTTCTACTTCTAGTATTGCTGTTATTACTTCTACTTCTCAAGCGAGCCAATCACGGCTCTTGTTGAGTCCTGTTGTCCTGATCTGAGTCCTCAGACTCATCGTCTCTGAACTTTCTGCAGATCCATCCGGTTGGTGGTTCGGTCGGTTGCGCGGCAGAGAGGGGATGTTCCCCGGAAACTACGTGGAGAAGATCTAAACCTCCTCTTcggggggtcagaggtcaccaaCCTGTGGCAGCAgctggggtcagaggtcaccagAGCTTTCAACACATCAGCTGACAGAAAAGAGGAAGCTGAACATTACAAGTTCAttaatttacaaacacacatatgtttCAGTCAGAATGACGACAGCCATCAGTCTGTCTAAGGTGAGGTTCTGGTGCTCGTACCTGCTCACTACTGGACTGAAAGTGTCCCCTTAACCCTGGGTGAAATCAGGTTAAATGTCCCCGTAATGCTGTGTACAGTCAGGTTAAATGTCCCCGTAATGCTGTGTACAGTCAGGTTAAATGTCCCCGTAATGCTGTGTACAATCAGGTTAAATGAGGCTGTGTACAGTCTTGGTGAAAGTCTCGTGTGTGTCTGATAATTTCTGATGGTTTTAAAGCAACAGCTCGATCAAATTTCCCATCAGTGTTACCATGGAAACCTAATTCAGGGCAGCGCCCCCTACAGGCTCCAGTGTTTATTACAGCCGCAATATGAAAGTGTTGAAAATATCTTCCAACCAGATAAAAGATGAACAGAAGCTAAATGTCACACatgaactttaaaaatatgaaataaatattttattatcctGAACATTATAAAAATGTGACTGAACACCctgaaaaaaatctgcaggTTTTATTCTTGtaattgaaagaaataaaagtaaatggtaaattatataattaataaaataaaataattataataaattaatgttCTGTATCTATCAGCCTGTTTTCTGCTTTTCCAGGACGGATTAtcattgttttatataaatgaacgtgattgttgttttatttcagccAATAAACTGACATTTCAGTGCAAACCTGAAAAACTAACGACTTTATGGTTTTAATCTACACAGTAACAGCAgagaaactatatatatatatatatatatatatatacatatatacatatatacgtatatacatatatatgtatatatatatatatatatatatatatatatacatatatatatatatatatatatatatatatatatatatatatatatatatatatatatatatatatatatatatatatatatatatatatatatatatatatatatatatatatatatatatatatatatatatatatatatatatatatatatgtatatatatatatatatatatatatatatatatatatatatatatatgtatatatatatatatatatatatatatatatatatatatatatgtatatatatatatatatatatatatatatatatatatatatatatatatatatatatatatatatatatatatatatatatatatatacatatatatatatatatatatatatatatatatatatatatatatatatatatatatatgtatatatatatatatatatatatatatatatatatatatatatatatatatatatatatatatatatatgtatatatatatatatatatatatatatatatatatatatatatatatatatatatatatatatatatatatatatatatatatatatatatatatatatatatatatatatatatatatatatatatatatatatatatatatatatatatatatatatatatatatatatatatatatatatatatatatatatatatatatatatatatatatatatatatatatatatatatatatatatatatatatatatatatatatatatatatatatatatatatatatatatatatatatatatatatatatatatatatatacatatatatatatatatatatatatatatatatatatatatatacacatatataaaacatgtttccgACGTTTCCGCGGCTCCGTGAACGCGTCTTGACCTTTCACCCCGCAGCGCGTCACAGCCTGATGCGTCCGaggtaacggtgtgtgtgtgtgtgtgtgtgtgtgtgtgtgtgtgtgtgagagagtgagagacagacagcccgCTGCTCCGTGACCCGTCACCGTTAACCGGCTAGAGGAGCGGCTAGCGGgttagcagctagcagctaacaagctaacaagctaacagctaacagctaacaagctaacaggaGATGGAGGAGTTTCTGTCGAGCTGCCGAGCCGtgaaggtaacacacacacacacacacacacacacacacacacacacacacacacatatacacacatatacacacacatacatatacacacacatacacacacacacacacacacacacacatacatacacatacacacacatacacacatacacacacacacacacacacacacacacacacacacacacatacacacacacacatacacacacacacacatatacacacacatacacacacacacacacacatacacacatacacacacacacatacacacacacacacacatacacacacacacacacacacacacacacatacacacacacacacatatacacacacacacatatacacacacacacatacacacacacacacacacacacatatacacacatatacacacacacacacatacacacacacacacacacacacatacatatacacacacatacacatacatatacacacacatacatatacacacacacacacacacacatatacacacacacacacatacacacacacatatacacacacacacacatatacacacacacacatatacacacacacatatatacacacatatacacacacacacacatatacacacacacatatacacacacacacatatacatatacacacacacacacacacatacacacacacatatacacacacacacgatggaACGTCTTTAAAGAGATTTAGAGACGGACGTTCTCACGTagtaaataactttattttgaaggagtgtttgttttatgtcacGTTGTATAAACGCTCTGATGTCCTGCAGGTGGATCCGGATCAGTCTGGTCGGAGGGTCCATGTGGTTCTGGGTAATGAGGCCGGTGATGTGGACTCCATGGTGTGTGCTCTGACCTACGCCTACTTCCTGTCCAAGGTGAGCCTCTGACCCGTCAGTGCAGATGTGTGTCCTCGGTGCGGATGTTTACCTGAGTGTGTCTGTCTCCGTCAGACCGGACGCTCTGAGACGCTCGTTGTCCCGATGCTGAACATCCGTCAGTCCGACCTGCTGCTGCGCTCAGATAACGTCTACCTGCTGCGACAGGTGGCTCTGTCTCCAGACCTGCTGCTGTTCAGAGATCAGCTGGACCTGAGAGCGCTGCATCGGGACGGACGGCTGCGGCTGACGCTGGTCGACCACAACGTCCTGCCCAGGTAGCCACGCCCATCTGACAGGTGGCCACAAGTACACGACAGGTAGCCACGCCCATCAAACACCTGATAGGTATCCAAAATACTTGACAGGGAGCCAAACACATTGGAAAATGTAGCCATGAACACCTGAGAGGTGGCAACCAACCTTTACCAACCAACCTTTACCAACCAACCTTTACCAACCAACCTTTACCAACCAACCTTTACCAACCAACCTCTACCAACCAACCTTTACCAACCAACCTTTACCAACCAACCTTTACCAACCAACCTTTACCAACACCAACCAACCTTTACCAACCAACCTTACCAACCAACCTTTaccaaccaaccaacctttAAACCTTTACCAACCAACCTTTACCAACCAACCTTTACCAACCAACCTTTACCAACCAACCTTTACCAACCAACCTCTACCAACCAACCTTTACCAACCTTTAAACCTTTACCAACCAACCTTTACCAACCAACCTTTACCAACCAACCTTTACCAACCAACCTTTACCAACCAACCTTTACCAACCAACCTTTACCAACCAACCTTTACCAACCAACCTTTACCAACCTTTACCAACCAACCTTTACCAACCTTTACCAACCAACCTTTACCAACCAACCTTTACCAACCAACCTTTACCAACCAACCTTTACCAACCAACCTttaccaaccaaccaaccaaccaaccaaccaacctttACCAACCAACCTTTACCAACCAACCTTTACCAACCAACCTTTACCAACCAACCTTTACCAACCAACCTTACCAACCAACCTTTACCAACCAACCTTTACCAACCAACCTTTACCAACCCAACCTCTACCTACCAACCAACCTACCAACCAACCTTTACCAACCAACCTTTACCAACCAACCTTTACCAACCAACCTTTAGTGTCCACATTGTCCCAAACACCTGGCAGGTAACTTGATTACTAACCAGGTAGCCACAGCCCGGTTCCTCAGGTGTTAGCACACGTCTCATCTGAGTGTTTCTGTCCTGCAGTTCAGATAGCGACCTGGAGGGGGCGGTGGTGGAGGTGATAGACCATCACCTGCTGGAGAGGGAatcctcctccacctgtcctGTTACCGTAGAGACGGTGGGATCCTGTGCTACCTTGGTAACGGAACGTATCATCCAGAAGGCTCCGGAGGTCCTGGACCAGCAAGTTGCCCAACTGCTCTACGGTAAACACCTGAACAGGTCCTCACTACACGTCCTCACAACACCTGAACAGGTCCTCACTACACCTGAACAGGTCCTCACTACACCTGAACAGGTCCTCACTACACCTGAACAGGTCCTCACTACACGTCCTCACAACACCTGAACAGGTCCTCACTACACCTGAACAGGTCCTCACTACACCTGAACAGGTCCTCACTACACCTGAACAGGTCCTCACTACACGTCCTCACAACACCTGAACAGGTCCTCACTACACCTGAACAGGTCCTCACTACACCTGAACAGGTCCTCACTACACCTTGTGTattattgtgtatgtgtgtgtcgtTGTGTAGCTGCGGTGGTGTTGGACTGCGTCAACATGGCGCCCTCAGCAGGTAAAGTGACTCCTAAAGACAGTCAGTACGTTGAGGCGTTGGAGTCTCGTTTTCCCGCTCTGCCACCGAGAGGCGCTCTCTTCCAGACGCTGCAGAACGCCAAGTTTGACGTCTCAGGTGAGTGAAAGAAAACTGTGTCTGAACTATTTACTGCAGTATAAAGAAGTACAGGTGGCCACATGTATACAAGTATCTATCACAGTATTTCATATAAGTGATACACAGAATTTACATgtgtattattttgaataaagatACTTTGATCAGAACAGATGTGTTTTGTGGTATTAATGCAGTGTTTTGTGGTATTAATGCAGTGTTTTGTGGTATTAATGCAATGTTTTGTGGTATTAATGCAGTGTTTTGTGGTATTAATGCAATGTTTTGTGGTATTAATGCAATGTTTTGTGGTATTAATGCAGTGTTTTGTCCTCAGGTCTGAACACTGAACAGATGTTGTTGAAGGACATGAAAGCTGTTTCTGGAAGTTTGAATGTCGCCGTCTCTGTTCTCTACGTCACACTGGAGGTCAGTTTATaatacacactgtactacacactactacacactgtactacacactactacacactgtactacacactgtactacacactgtactacacactgtactacacactactacacactgtactacacactgtactacacactactacacactgtactacacactactacacactactacacactgtactacacactgtactacacactgtactacacactactacacactgtactacacactgtactacacactgtactacacactgcaCAACACACTGCACTACACATTGTACTACACACTGCAGTGTAAACTAAACTACCTGCTCTGAGCTGTGGGAACTTCGAGGCTCCGCCTACTGTTCTGACCAATCAGCTGTGAGCTCTAACCTCAGGTCAATGACATCACTGGAGGACAGTTTGACCCAGAAATCTGTCTCCCAGGCAGAACTcgaaatgcattctgggtagTGTAGATCActaactggtgtgtgtgtgtgtgtgtgtgtgtgtgtgtgtgtgtgtgtgtgtgtgtgtgtgtgtgtgtgtgtgtgtgtgtgtgtgtgtgtgtcaggactTCCTGCAGAGGGCGGGGCTGGAGGCGGAGCTCTCAGGTTTCTGTCTGAAATTTGGATTCGACCTCCTGCTGCTGATGACCATCTCCTTCAGCGAGAGCaaagagccaatcagagagctcgCTGTGTTCAGCCACAGCACCACCTGCAGGCAACAGGTACACAAGTAAATTCAAATAATgcaagtacatttttattttattactactACTGTAGGTAAACACTGCAGTACTCGTCATATTAAAAATACTTCTATAGGTACAcacttttactgcagtttttATGTTAAAGTTTCCATGAcgtctcaggtgtgtgtgtgtgtgtgtgtgtgtgtctctccccccccacagGTGAGCCTCTACTTGGAACAGGCCCGTGACCCCGCCCTCAATCTCTGTCCAATCAGCAGCCCTCGTCCTCACATCACAGCCTATCAGCAAGGTAGACTCCCCCTCTGAATCTGCAGACAGATGAGATTTACctgagagacaggaagtgacctcacACCGACTGCAACCAATCAGCTCCGCCTGCTGATGGTTTCTGTTTCTGCCTACGTCACTGTGACgttacacatttaaacattctacaccttttatttttgaaataacagAGAAGtttgatattaaataataataataaaaatatggtaaaattgtatgtcataaaatgtcatatgtgatataatttaatttaatacaatgtaatataatataattaaatgtaatataatgtaatacaatgtaatgtaatttaatataatgtgatgtaatgtaatataatttaatgtaatgtaatttaatgtaatctaatttaatgtaatataatatactataatttaatgtaatgtaatataatttaatataatttaatttaatatgatttaatataatttaatgtaatttaattttaatgtaatatatataatataatacaatacaatttaatatattAAGTGGAGATGACTGTGTCTCTTTAAAGGAAACTCTCTGGCGTCCCGTAAGAAGGTCCTCCCCATCGTTAAGGACTTCCTGAAGGAGCGGGACGGAGACGGTCGCCTGGGCGACGGTCGCCTTGgagacatggaggaggaggacgaggagtcCCGGTATCCTCCGACCCCGATGAACAGTCTGGTGGAGGGCTGTCCTCTGGACGGCGGCCTGCCGCACATCAGCGCTCAGGACCTGGAGGAGAAGTTCAGTAAAATGGCTGACAGAAGAGGgaactgacctctgacctctgacctttcacGTGTCAATCATCAgaacgtctgtctgtctgtcagaagATAAAGGTACTACAGACACAGACGAATGGTTAAGAATTAAGAACTGTCTTTACTCAAAAACTtggttttattctgaaaaatcATCTGGACTCACTGACTCAGAGGAGCAGCTTTCagtccttcaaaataaaatgtcacataCTTGTTGGTTTTACACAGAACTCGTTGTAACAGAAATGTTTGACTGAAGCGTGTTTTCAGTGTTAAAGTGACAAAGTGACGTCTGTGTGTTAAACTTCATGTTGCTGCAGACTCTGTCACGTCCACATGGGGGCGCCAACGCTTCACTTTTAGATTTACAGCTGCagataattattaatatcattattttcattattgattatctgTTCATTCACTTCTATAAATTTCtcagaaaactgaaaaatgcccaaaactcaaagattttaaacacagatataattcattaattcattaattaatttaatttagatgTAATAAAAACTGTTAATCCTCCAACAATCAAAATAGTATAGTACTTATTGATTATTTGGCTCTTTGAGACCTGATGAAATATAGAAGTTTAATATTTTGGTCAAAGCAGCTCAGGATGAAAATATAAACTCATCTTTATTTGAATGTCAGCTTTGTCAGTGAATCTGTTACTCCgtaaaaatatgaatcatattGACAATCGTATGAGCAGACTGAAGTCTGGTCTCTGAGTGAAGCTTCGATGAGAATCAGAAGTCAGAAGGATTTTTACACTAAAACAGTTCACTTtgaaccaaaaacacaaactgtggattcaaaataaaaatcaaagcaaaTGAAAAGATTCTTCTTCTGCACGTTATTGTTTGTATGAAATGAGACGTCTGTGACGTCGTCCACACCTGGTCTGATAATGTGATCTGGATCTCTGATCTGGATCACATGTTGAGGAGAAACATCGCTGTTAACGCTCTGTTGCACCTTTAGCCACACCCAGCTGTGATGTCATGGGTCATCTCACTAGAGGTTTCACCTTGACGTCTCTCTAGTTAGGATCCAACACCTGAGTCACAGGTGTTATTCTGTGGGGTGACTAGAAGTGCATCCACtcctttcagccaatcagagtccACTATTCTCAGTGGGCGTGgtctaaataaaggttaaaggGCGGAGCTCCGACGAGATGAAATTCTgtctgttaaaataaaagtcacaccTGAACCTGTTTGTGGTCATGTGATCGTTTTTgacaaacacttcctgtttgtttcacaAGTGTTTCAGTGAAGAGACTCTGAACCACTGGAgggattttattgtgaaactaataaacaggaagtgacaagATGAAGTTTTTTTTGAACATGGGTTTGTTTCAGCTGATCTGTTGCCTtaagtaatgtatatataaatacatgcatatacatatgtttgtatatatatatacttacagtaccagtcaaaagtttggacacatcttctcattcaactactttgaagaatctaaaatataaaacatattctggtttgttgagcatttgtttgtttaccacataattccatatgtgttccttcatagtttggacgtcttcaatattaatctacaatgtagaaa
It encodes:
- the prune gene encoding exopolyphosphatase PRUNE1, whose product is MEEFLSSCRAVKVDPDQSGRRVHVVLGNEAGDVDSMVCALTYAYFLSKTGRSETLVVPMLNIRQSDLLLRSDNVYLLRQVALSPDLLLFRDQLDLRALHRDGRLRLTLVDHNVLPSSDSDLEGAVVEVIDHHLLERESSSTCPVTVETVGSCATLVTERIIQKAPEVLDQQVAQLLYAAVVLDCVNMAPSAGKVTPKDSQYVEALESRFPALPPRGALFQTLQNAKFDVSGLNTEQMLLKDMKAVSGSLNVAVSVLYVTLEDFLQRAGLEAELSGFCLKFGFDLLLLMTISFSESKEPIRELAVFSHSTTCRQQVSLYLEQARDPALNLCPISSPRPHITAYQQGNSLASRKKVLPIVKDFLKERDGDGRLGDGRLGDMEEEDEESRYPPTPMNSLVEGCPLDGGLPHISAQDLEEKFSKMADRRGN